A genomic segment from Gilvibacter sp. SZ-19 encodes:
- a CDS encoding sulfite exporter TauE/SafE family protein — MEILEILGYLGALVIGLVLGLIGGGGSILTVPVMVYLLGYNPVIATAYSLFVVGVSALVGALRNIQKGLVDFRTAIVFAIPAFAAVYATRKYIIPAIPEELATISDFVVTKDIAIMIFFAFIMLLASFSMISNKKQKQEEATEVKYNYPLILVEGLAVGVLTGLVGAGGGFLIIPALVLLAKLPMKKAVATSLLIIAIKSLIGFIGDVENLEIDWGFLLPFTAISVVGIFLGIWIGGFIEGKKLKKAFGWFVLLMAVYIIFMELSA, encoded by the coding sequence ATGGAGATCTTGGAAATTTTAGGTTATCTCGGCGCCCTTGTTATAGGATTGGTTTTAGGCCTTATTGGCGGTGGCGGATCGATACTCACAGTACCTGTAATGGTATATCTATTAGGATACAACCCTGTAATAGCAACGGCATATTCTTTATTTGTAGTAGGTGTCTCTGCTTTGGTTGGTGCCTTGCGCAACATACAAAAAGGGCTGGTTGACTTTAGAACGGCCATAGTTTTTGCTATTCCAGCCTTTGCCGCGGTCTACGCTACCCGTAAATACATTATACCAGCAATACCAGAAGAGTTGGCCACCATAAGTGATTTTGTGGTGACCAAGGATATTGCCATCATGATCTTCTTTGCCTTTATTATGCTGCTGGCCTCTTTTTCTATGATCAGCAACAAGAAGCAAAAACAAGAGGAAGCCACAGAAGTAAAATACAACTACCCTTTGATATTGGTAGAAGGATTAGCTGTAGGTGTATTGACAGGTCTTGTTGGCGCCGGCGGTGGATTTCTGATCATTCCTGCTTTGGTCTTGCTGGCAAAATTACCCATGAAAAAAGCAGTAGCCACCTCACTGCTTATCATTGCCATTAAATCTTTGATCGGTTTTATAGGGGATGTAGAGAATTTGGAGATCGATTGGGGCTTCTTACTACCCTTTACTGCTATCTCTGTAGTTGGGATATTCTTAGGTATCTGGATAGGCGGATTCATTGAAGGCAAAAAACTCAAAAAAGCCTTCGGCTGGTTTGTCTTACTTATGGCCGTTTACATCATTTTTATGGAACTTTCGGCTTAA
- a CDS encoding Crp/Fnr family transcriptional regulator yields the protein MEELLIDLYGGQFERELLQEIAAVGVFKNVPADTVLMDFGQYVKSMPLLLKGAIKIMREDQDGDELLLYFLEKGDTCAMTLSCCMGFTKSEIKAVTETDTQLIMVPVQHMESWLGKYKSWRGFVMDSYHDRLMEMLDAIDSIAFMNLEDRVMKLLAEKSQITGSKDVRNTHKEIAQELHTSRVVISRILKKLENEKRIALHRSHITLL from the coding sequence ATGGAAGAATTACTCATTGATTTGTACGGCGGGCAGTTCGAACGCGAACTCCTGCAAGAGATAGCAGCCGTTGGTGTTTTTAAGAACGTCCCGGCAGATACCGTATTGATGGATTTTGGCCAATACGTAAAATCGATGCCGCTTTTATTAAAAGGAGCCATTAAGATCATGCGAGAAGATCAGGACGGAGACGAACTGCTGCTCTACTTTTTAGAAAAAGGTGATACTTGTGCCATGACCTTGAGCTGCTGCATGGGCTTTACAAAAAGCGAGATCAAAGCGGTCACAGAAACCGATACCCAACTCATAATGGTACCTGTTCAGCACATGGAGAGCTGGCTGGGCAAATACAAGAGCTGGCGCGGCTTTGTAATGGACAGCTATCACGACAGACTTATGGAGATGTTAGACGCCATTGACTCCATTGCCTTTATGAATTTGGAAGATCGAGTTATGAAATTACTGGCAGAAAAATCGCAAATAACAGGCAGTAAGGATGTGCGCAACACCCATAAAGAAATCGCCCAAGAGCTACATACCTCTAGAGTAGTGATCTCTAGAATTCTCAAAAAACTAGAAAACGAAAAGCGCATTGCGCTACATCGCAGTCATATCACCCTTCTTTAA
- a CDS encoding type III pantothenate kinase encodes MNLIVDIGNTRTKFAVFKDGILQELKYSEAGTESQQLEQLLEQYPQLEKAILSATGHIPDALYNGLNQALALIPLSHRLLLPFKNLYATPETLGLDRIALVAAAAKHFPGQNCLVIDAGTCVTFDLLEADGSYRGGAISPGLRMRYEAMHHFTANLPLLDPQQIESYQGDSTANAMHAGAFRGLIHELNGAIDETKARFDDLTVILTGGDAQILRDHLKNGIFANSNFLLEGLDFLLELNALHE; translated from the coding sequence ATGAATCTTATTGTAGACATAGGCAACACCAGAACCAAGTTTGCGGTTTTTAAAGACGGCATCCTGCAGGAGCTCAAATACAGCGAAGCAGGAACAGAATCCCAACAGTTAGAGCAGCTATTGGAGCAGTATCCGCAGTTAGAAAAAGCCATACTCTCTGCTACTGGTCATATCCCTGATGCACTTTACAACGGTCTCAATCAGGCCTTGGCGCTTATTCCCCTGAGTCATCGTTTGCTGCTGCCTTTTAAGAATTTGTACGCCACGCCAGAGACGTTGGGCTTAGACAGAATTGCCTTAGTTGCCGCGGCAGCCAAGCATTTTCCAGGGCAGAATTGCTTAGTTATTGACGCCGGTACCTGCGTGACCTTCGATCTTTTAGAAGCAGATGGCAGTTATCGCGGAGGAGCTATTTCTCCCGGGTTAAGGATGCGTTATGAGGCCATGCATCACTTCACGGCCAATTTGCCTTTATTAGATCCGCAGCAAATCGAAAGCTACCAGGGAGACTCCACAGCCAACGCCATGCACGCGGGTGCATTTAGAGGCCTAATTCACGAATTGAACGGGGCAATAGACGAGACTAAAGCTCGCTTTGACGATTTAACAGTGATTTTAACAGGAGGAGATGCTCAAATCTTGCGAGATCACTTAAAAAATGGCATATTTGCCAACTCAAATTTTTTGTTGGAAGGTCTTGACTTCCTTCTCGAATTGAATGCTTTACATGAATAG